The following are encoded together in the Vibrio zhugei genome:
- the rsmG gene encoding 16S rRNA (guanine(527)-N(7))-methyltransferase RsmG: protein MNALRTKLDSLLAQTDLVVSEHQREQLVGYVALLNKWNKAYNLTSVRNPMDMLIKHILDSIVVSASLDGHRFIDVGTGPGLPGIPLSIMNPDKDFVLLDSLGKRIRFIKQVVHELGIHNVTPVQSRVEEYDAGEGFDAVLSRAFASMSDMVHWCETLPKAETGVFLALKGQVDQTEIDQLPEWCCVNCVKSLDVPELEGERHLVILSRKG, encoded by the coding sequence GTGAACGCATTGCGAACCAAACTCGATAGCTTGCTTGCTCAGACAGATTTAGTCGTGTCTGAGCATCAAAGAGAGCAATTAGTCGGATACGTGGCGCTTCTCAATAAGTGGAATAAAGCGTATAACTTGACTTCCGTAAGAAACCCGATGGATATGCTTATCAAGCATATCCTCGATAGTATCGTAGTCAGCGCTTCTCTCGACGGACATCGATTCATTGATGTGGGGACCGGTCCTGGATTACCTGGGATTCCATTATCGATAATGAATCCAGACAAAGATTTTGTGTTGCTGGACAGTTTAGGTAAACGTATTCGGTTTATTAAACAAGTCGTTCATGAGCTTGGCATCCACAACGTCACCCCGGTTCAAAGCCGGGTTGAAGAATACGATGCCGGTGAAGGGTTTGATGCGGTGTTAAGCCGAGCATTTGCTTCGATGAGTGATATGGTTCATTGGTGTGAAACTTTACCAAAAGCCGAGACCGGTGTATTTTTAGCGCTAAAAGGACAAGTTGATCAAACTGAAATTGATCAGCTCCCTGAATGGTGTTGTGTGAACTGTGTCAAATCTTTGGATGTTCCGGAGTTGGAAGGTGAGCGTCATCTTGTAATCTTATCTCGCAAGGGATAA
- a CDS encoding ParA family protein, which translates to MGKIVAIANQKGGVGKTTTCINLAASMAATKRKVLVIDLDPQGNATMASGVDKYQVEATAYELLVEDAAFDDVVVHNTTGHYDLIAANGDVTAAEIKLMEVFAREVRLKNAISAVRDSYDYIFIDCPPALNLLTINAMAAADSVLVPMQCEYFALEGLTALMDTISKLAAVVNENLQIEGLLRTMYDPRNRLSNEVSDQLKKHFGAKVYRTVIPRNVRLAEAPSHGKPAMYYDKYSAGAKAYLALAGEMLRREQVPA; encoded by the coding sequence GTGGGAAAAATTGTAGCAATTGCCAACCAAAAAGGCGGCGTTGGTAAAACAACAACATGTATTAATTTAGCCGCATCGATGGCGGCGACGAAACGTAAGGTTCTAGTGATCGATTTGGACCCACAAGGCAATGCGACAATGGCAAGCGGAGTGGATAAATACCAAGTTGAAGCGACGGCGTATGAGTTGTTGGTTGAAGATGCCGCATTTGACGATGTCGTGGTTCATAACACAACCGGACACTATGACTTAATCGCTGCAAATGGTGATGTCACCGCGGCCGAGATTAAGTTAATGGAAGTGTTTGCCCGTGAGGTACGTCTAAAGAATGCGATCTCCGCTGTGCGCGATAGCTATGATTATATCTTTATTGATTGTCCGCCAGCTTTGAATTTGCTTACTATTAACGCCATGGCCGCTGCTGATTCGGTGCTTGTACCGATGCAGTGTGAGTATTTTGCGCTTGAAGGATTGACCGCACTGATGGATACCATCAGTAAACTGGCGGCTGTCGTCAACGAAAATTTACAAATTGAAGGGTTACTCCGCACTATGTACGATCCTCGTAATCGATTATCGAACGAGGTGTCAGACCAACTGAAGAAGCACTTTGGTGCGAAAGTCTATCGTACGGTAATTCCGCGTAATGTCCGTTTAGCCGAAGCTCCGAGTCATGGTAAACCAGCTATGTACTACGATAAATATTCCGCTGGTGCTAAAGCGTATTTAGCATTAGCTGGCGAAATGTTGCGTCGTGAGCAAGTCCCCGCATAA